A window of Variovorax paradoxus genomic DNA:
GCTTCGGCGTATGTGGCGCAGCCGGGCGGGCAGCCGGTCTACATTCCGCAGGCGCAGCCTGCCGGGTATCCGCAGCAGCAGGCCGGCTATCCCGCGCCGGGCTATCCGCCGGCCGCGTATCCATCGGCCAACGCGGCCTATGCGCAGGCCAATACGCCGCCGCGCAGCGAGCCGAGCTGGAACGCACCGCTGCGCACGGCCCCCGCGCCGGCGAACTCGCTGCAGTCGGAACTGCAGGACCTGGAGTCGCAGCGCGCAGTGAGCCTCACCGCGGGCACCGTCTTCCGCAACCGCGCGGGCGAAGCTGGCCTGAGCCAGCTCTCCGACTTCCAGCTGCCGATCCAGGCGCGCTTCCCGGTCGGCGAAGGCAAGATCGTCGTCGGCGTCACGCCCACGGTGGTCGATGCCGGCACGCCCTCTTCAACCTACTCGACCGCCAGCCGCTTCGGCGGCGGCCCGACGGCCTTCTACAACTCGATCGCCAGCCAGACCACGCCGGGCCAGCAGAACGCCGCGGGCGTGGGGCTGAACGTGGGCTACGAGGGCAAGAACTTCGAAGGCGGCATCGGCACCACGCCGCTGGGCTTTCCCACCACCAACGTGGTCGGCAACGCGACCTTCAAGGGCAGCTTCGGCGACTCCTGGAACTACAAGGCCGACATCTCCCGCCGCGCGGTGACCGACAGCGTGCTGTCCTTCGCCGGCGCCAAGGATGGCCGCACCGGCGACCGCTGGGGCGGTGTGGTGGCCACCGGCGTGCGCGGCGACATCGGCTACGACGACGGCACCTACGGCATCTACAGCTATCTGGCGGCGCACAGCCTCACCGGCAAGAACGTGGCGAGCAACTCGCGCGTGGAAACCGGCGGCGGCGCCTACCTGCACCTGCTGGACAGCCCGGGCTCCAAGCTCACGCTGGGCATGAACATCGGGCTCATGGGCTACCAGAAGAACCTGAGCTACTACACCTTCGGGCAAGGCGGCTACTTCAGCCCGCAGAGCTTCGTGAGCGTGGCCTTCCCGGTCGACTGGACCGGCCGCGCCAGCCGCTTCTCGTGGCGCGTGAACGCGTCGCTGGGCGTGCAGTCGTTCACCCAGAAATCGTCGCCCTACTTCCCGACCGATCCCTCGCGCAACGCCGACGCGCAGCGCGTGGCGGACGGCGCCCTGGCACTGGGCCTGAGCAGCGCGGTGTACAACGGCATGTACCCGAGCAGCTCGAAGACCGGCCTGGCCTACAACTTCGGCGCGGTGCTCGAGTACCAGTTGGCGCCGAAGATGTTCCTGGGCGGCGCGCTGGGCTTCAACAACGCGCAGAACTACCGCCAGTTCACCGGCAGCATGTACCTGCGCTATGTGTTCGGCGGTTCCAACAACCTGGGCGTGCCGAGCCTGGGCGGCGGAACCTCGCTGAGCCCGATGGTCTCGCCCTACACGCCGCTGCTGTAAGAGAAAGAAGAAAGCCAGCAGGCCCCGCGCGGGGCCTGCTGGCTTTCTGCACTTCGGTTCAGGCCGCGGGTGGGTCCTGCGGGGGTGGGGTCGTGGCGGGTGCCGCGAGCGCCGGTTCGTCCGGCGTGCTGGTGTCGCGGCCCCACAGGGGTGCGCTCTCGTAGGCGGCGACCCATTTCACGATGTCCTTGGCGGCCATCGGCATGGCGATGCCGTAGCCCTGGGCCAGCGTGCAGCCCATGGCGAGCAGCGCCTCGCCCTGCTTCACCGTTTCGACGCCCTCGGCCACGGCCGTGAGCCCCAGCGCATGCAGCAGCGCCAGGATGCCCTGCACGATGGCCCGGTCCTGCGCGTTGTCGAGCATGCCGCGCACGAAGGACTGGTCGATCTTCACGGCCGACACCGGCAGTTGGCGCAGGTAGGTCAGCGACGAATAGCCGGTGCCGAAGTCGTCGATGGTCACGCCCACGCCCAGCGCCTTGCAGGCCTCGACGAACAGCGCCACGTTGGCGAACTGGCTGATGGCAGTGGTCTCGAGAATCTCCAGCTCGAGCATGCCCGCGCCCAGCTTGGGAAACTGCGAGAGGTGGCGTGCGAGGCGATCGACGAAGTCCCAGCGCATCATGTGGCGCGGCGCCACGTTCACGCTGACCGACACCTGCAGACCCGCCAGGCGCCACTGGTGCGCCTGCCACAGCGCGGTGGCGATGGCCCAGTCGCCGACCTGCTCGACCAGTGCGTCGTCTTCGATGAGCGGCACGAACTGGATCGGCGGCAGCAGGCCGCGCTCCGGATGCTGCCAGCGGATGAGCGCCTCGACGCCGACGACCTCGCCGCGGCGCATGTCGACCTTCGGCTGGTAGACCAGGAAGAACTCGCCCTGCAGCAGCCCCTCTTGAATGCGCTGGCGCTCGCGCACCACCTGCTCGTCGGCGCGTGCCTGCGGAGCGTCGAAGTAATGGACTTTGCCGTCGGCGGCGCGCTTGGCGAAGAAGGCCGCGTGCTGCGCCTGGCGCAATGCGATCTCGGGCGGCGGGCCATTGCTGTCGAGCATCATCGCGCCGATGCTGGCGTCGATGCTGGCTGTCTGGTCGCGCCAGGTCCAGGGCTCGGCCAGCGCGTTCTGGATGCGTTCGAGCACCTGCGCGCATTGCGAGGTGCCCAGGCCGGCGAACACCGCCGCGAACTCGTCACCGCCCACGCGGGCCATGACGCTTTCGCGCGGCAGCTGTGCCTTGATGCGGCGCGCGACCTCTTCGAGCGCCGCATTGCCGGCAACCATGCCGAGGCGGTCGTTGAGCTCGGCGAAACGATCGACGTCGAGATAGCAGACGGCCGCGAGGCGCTTGCCCGCACGTGCCCAGTCGTCCATCAGGGGACGCAGCACTTCATCTGGCGGCAGGCGTGCTGAACCGTCGTAATGCGACGGCAGAGAGACGGGGGGTTGCTTGATCGACAAAAGACTGTGGCTCCGGAAAGTCGCGAGCTATTGTTCTCCCAATTCTGGCCGTTCGGCGCTTTGGAGCGCGGATTTGTGACAGCCGCTGTGTGCGCACAACACATGTGCATGCAAAAAAGGGCTTTCTCTTCGCGCCTAACCGCAATATGCACCCACCACGCGGCCTGCGGCCTCCACCTGGATGTTGAGCCGCGTGGCGTCCTGGGCCGGATCGGGGGAATCGGCGGGCAGCACGGTACGGGCCATCCGGGCACCGGCACGCTGGCGCATTTCCTCGATCAGCAAAGGGGAAACACGCAGTCCGAGGCCGAAGCGCGCGGCGCCGGCCTGGCAGGTCTCGGGCGGCGGCGCGAAGCCGGGCGGCTCGGGCACTTCGGAGGTCAGCGGCCGGTCGGCAGGAGGTGACTGGCAGCCGGCAAGCGCGAGCACGAGGGTGGCCAGGGCGAGGTAGCGGCCGTTCGTCATATGCATTCATTTCCTCCGGGAATCGAGTCGGGAGCCTGTTCTGCGGCAGAGGTTAAGCCAGCGGGCCGCAAGGCATCAACTAATTCGCATGGCCATGGCCGGGCCTTGGCCGCCAGGCGTATGCTGGATGCGACGCGCGCAGCCCCGGCCATCGGCCGCACACCTCATGACACAGCCTCCCGCCACCGTTTTCCTGATCGACGTCGACAACACCCTGCTCGACAACGACCGCGTCATCGCCGACCTTCGCGCCCATCTCGAGGAGAACTTCGGCGCCGAAAGCTCCGCCCGCTACTGGGACGCGCTGGAGGCGCTGCGCGCCGAGCTCGGCTATGTCGACTACCTGGGCGCGCTGCAGCGCTACCGTGCCGAGGAAAGCCGCCGCGGCATGAGCGACTCGCGCCTGCTGCTGATGTCGGGCTTCCTGATCGACTACCCCTTCGCCGACCGCCTCTATCCCGGCGCGCTCGATGCGCTGAAGCACCTGCGCCGGCACGGCCCCACGGTGATACTGTCCGACGGCGACGTGGTGTTCCAGCCGCGCAAGGTGCAGCGCTCGGGCCTGTGGGACGCCACCGAAGGCCGCGTGCTGATCTACGTGCACAAGGAAGAAATGCTCGACGCCGTCGCGCAAAGCCACCCCGCCAGGCATTACGTGATGATCGACGACAAGCTGCGCATTCTCTCGGCCATGAAGGCCGTCTGGGGGCCCCGTCTGACGACGGTCTTCGTGCGGCAGGGGCACTATGCGCTGGATGCGCAGGCCATTGCCGCCTACGCTCCCGCCGACATCACCATCGAACGCATCGGCGACCTGATCAACTTCGACTTTCCATCGACATGAGCCAAGCCACCAATCCCCTCGCGGGCCAGCCCGCCCCGCTCGACCTGCTGGTCAATGTGCCGCGCCTGATCTCGGCCTACTACACCGGCCGGCCCGATCCGTCCGTGCCGGCCCAGCGGGTGGCCTTCGGCACCTCGGGCCATCGCGGCTCGTCGTTCGACAACGCGTTCAACGAATGGCATGTGCTGGCCATCAGCCAGGCGATCTGCGACTACCGCAGGCAAAAAGGCATCGACGGCCCGCTGTTCCTGGGCATCGACACGCATGCGCTGTCGACGCCGGCGTTCAACAGCGCGGTGGAAGTGCTGGCCGCCAACGGCGTCGAGCTGATGATCTCGAAGGACGACGAATACACGCCCACGCCGGCCGTCTCGCACGCCATCCTGGTCTACAACCGCGGGCGCACCGAAGGTCTGGCCGACGGCATCGTCATCACGCCTTCGCACAACCCGCCCGAAAGCGGCGGCTTCAAGTACAACCCGCCCAACGGCGGACCGGCCGGCACCGACATCACTTCGGCCGTCGAGGCCGCGGCCAACAAGATGCTGGCCAACAACCTCGAAGGCGTGAAGCGCCTGCCGCTCGCACAAGCACTGCGCGCCGACACCACGCACCGGCATGACTACCTGAACACCTATGTCGAAGACCTGGCGCAGGTGCTCGACATGGACGCCATCCGCGGCGTGGCCATCGATCTTGGCGTCGATCCGCTGGGCGGTGCGGGCGTGCACTACTGGCCGGCAATCGCCGAGCGCTACAAGCTGAACCGCCTGAACGTGCTGAGCCAGGAGGTCGACCCCACCTTCCGATTCATGTCGCTCGACTGGGACGGCCGCATCCGCATGGACCCGTCGTCGCCCGATGCGATGCACAAGCTCATCGCGCTGAAGGACCGCTTCGGCATCGCCTTCGCCTGCGACACCGACCACGACCGTCACGGCGTGGTCTCGGGCAGCACTGGGCTGATGCAGCCGAACAGCTACCTCGCGGTGATGATCGACTACCTCTACACGCACCGCCCGCAATGGCCGGCGCAGGCGGCCGTCGGCAAGACGGTGGTGAGCAGCCAGATGATCGATCGCGTCACCGCGCGGCTCGGGCGCAAGCTGTACGAGGTGCCCGTGGGCTTCAAGTGGTTCGTCGACGGACTGGTCGATGCGTCGCTGGCCTTCGGCGGCGAGGAAAGCGCGGGCGCAACCTTCCTGCGCAAGGACGGCTCGGTGTGGACCACCGACAAGGACGGCATGGTGCCCGCCCTGCTCTCCGCCGAGATTGCGGCGCGCACCGGCCGCGACCCCGGCGAGCGCTATGCCGAGCTGACGCAGGCGCTGGGCCAGCCGGTGTCGGACCGCGTGGACGCTGCGGCCACGGTCGAGCAGAAGAAGCGGCTCTCAAACCTGTCTCCCGCGCAGATCAAGTCGACCGAGCTGGCGGGCGACAAGATTGTCGACGTGCTGAGCCATGCGCCGGGCAACGGCGCGGCCATCGGCGGCGTGAAGGTGGTGACCGCGAACGGCTGGTTCGCGGCGCGGCCCTCGGGCACGGAGAACATCTACAAGATCTACGGCGAGAGCTTCAAGGGCCCGGATCATCTGGCGCGCATTCTCGAAGAAGCGCAGCAGGTGGTCGATGGAGCGCTGTCGGGCGGTTGAGCGCATGCGGACGCTGGTGCTGCGGCTGAATCCGGGCGACGACCTGCGCGCGTCGCTCGACGCGGCGCTAAAGAAAGGCGGCGACGACGCGGCCTTCGTGGTCTCGGGCATCGGCAGCCTGCGTGGCGCGAGCATCCGGTTCGCGGGCGCGGAGAACGCCGCGCGCATCGAAGGCGATCTGGAAATCCTCACGCTGGCGGGCAGCCTGTCGCCGGACGGCTCGCACCTGCACATCAGCGTGTCGGATGCCGATGGGCGCGTCTTCGGCGGGCACGCGGCGCCGGGGTGCACCGTGCGCACGACCGCCGAGGTGCTGGTTGCGTGGCTGCCCGAGTGGCATTTCAGCCGGACGCACGACGCGACGACGGGCTATGCCGAGCTCGCGCCGCGCCTCAAGACCTGAAAAGGCTCACTCGGCGAGCTCTTCCACCCGCAGCGTCGTCACGGCTCCGGCCACCGCCGCGTGTTCCTGCAGCGCGTGCACCGCGAGGTCCAACGTGCCCTGCGTCACCTGCCCGGTCAGCACCAGCACCTGGGGCCCCGCGCCAGCGGACTCGGCCGCCAGCGCGACCTGACGCACCGGCACCTTCTGCTCTGCAAGGCAGGCCGTGACCGCCTGGATCTGGCTCACGGCGTGCACCGGCACGCGCAGGTAGTGCAAGGTGTCGACCGCGGCGCGCGGCAGCACCGTCAAGGCGTTCGTCGCATGCGCATGGACGCCCAGGTGCGGCACGTGCTGGGCGGCATCGACGCCGTCGAGCCGCGCCACGTCCACGAGGTCGGCGATCACGGCCGATCCCGTCTGCTCCGAACCTGCGCCGGCGCCGTAGTACATCGTGAGGCCCGCCGCATCGCTCTTGACCATGACCGCGTTCATCGATCCCTTCACATGCGCCATCAGGTGATCGGCGGGCACGAGCACGGGCTGCACGCGCAGCTCGACGCCCGACGCCTGCCGGCGCGCCACGCCCAGCAGCTTGATGCAAAAGCCGAGTTGCTCGGCGCAGGCCACGTCGATGCCCTGCAGGCCGGTGATGCCCTCGACCTGCGCGTCGGCAAAGCGCAGCGGCATGCCGAATGCGTTGGCCGCGAGCAGGGTCAGCTTGTGGGCGGCGTCGATGCCTTCGATGTCGAAGGTCGGGTCGGCTTCGGCATAGCCCAGCGCCTGGGCCTGCGCGAGCGCGGCGGCAAAGTCCAGGCCCTCGTCGCGCATCTTGCTGAGGATGAAATTGGTGGTGCCGTTGATGATGCCCGCCACCCATTCAATGCGGTTGCCCGCGAGCCCTTCGCGCAGCGCCTTGATGATGGGAATGCTCACGGCCACCGCGCCTTCGTAGGCGACGACCACGCCTTGCTCGCGCGCGGCCGCGAAGATCTCGGTGCCATGCACGGCCAGCAGGGCCTTGTTGGCCGTCACCACGTGCTTGCCGTGCGCGATGGCGGCCAGCACCCAGTCGCGCGCGGGGCCGGTGCCGCCGGCCACTTCCACCACCACGTCGACATCGGGGTGCGTGGCCACGTGCATCGCGTCGGCCGTGAGCGCAACGCCCTCGCCCACGATACCAACGGCCCGCGCCAGGTTGCGCGCCGCGACGATCACGAGCTCGATCGAACGGCCGGCCCGCGCCGCGATGTCGGCCCGGTTGCGCGCCAGCACGCGGAAGGTGCCGGAGCCCACGGTGCCGATGCCGATCATCCCCACGCGCAGGGTACGAATGGCCGCGGGACGGCGGCTGTGCAAGGGCTCGAGGGATTCAACGGGATCGCGGTACATGGACATCTCCAGACGAAAAAACAAAACCCAGCTGCCAGAGCTGGGTTCATTCGTTCGGGGAGAGAGCGATACACCAGGTGGCTGCCGGAACGGCCACCTGCGCGTGTCAGGTGACCGCGGTGGTAATGGTGGTAATCATTCGAGCAACAACCATCGCCTGCGCGGAGGCAGGCGGCATCATGCGAGCCATCAGGGCTGCGTTGGATGCGGGGTTGAGGTTGAGGCTCGACATGAAGGCCAGGAGTGTACCGCAGCTGGCCGACGCCCGGCTCAGGGCGCCGCCGACAGGCGCTTTTCGAGCCACACGCTGTAGCGCGAGAGCCCGAAGCACAGCACCCAGTACACGGCCGCGATGAAAAGGTAGCCCTCGAGGTAGAAAGGCCGCCACGTCGGGTCGCCGCCCAGTGCCAGCCCCAGCGCACCGGTCAACTCGAACAGGCCGACCACGGTGACCAGCGAAGTGTCTTTCAGCGTGCCGACCACGCTGTTGGTCAGCGCCGGCACCACCAGGCGCAGCGCCTGCGGCAGCACGATGTCGCGCTGCACCGGCCAGCGGCCGAAGCCCAGCGCCATCGCCACTTCGGTCTGCCCGCGCGGCACCGCCTGCAGGCCACCGCGGATGATCTCGGCCAGATAGGCGGCCACGAACAGCGTGAGGCCCGCGAGCACGCGCACCAGCACGTCGGGCTGCCAGCCGGC
This region includes:
- a CDS encoding putative bifunctional diguanylate cyclase/phosphodiesterase, giving the protein MDDWARAGKRLAAVCYLDVDRFAELNDRLGMVAGNAALEEVARRIKAQLPRESVMARVGGDEFAAVFAGLGTSQCAQVLERIQNALAEPWTWRDQTASIDASIGAMMLDSNGPPPEIALRQAQHAAFFAKRAADGKVHYFDAPQARADEQVVRERQRIQEGLLQGEFFLVYQPKVDMRRGEVVGVEALIRWQHPERGLLPPIQFVPLIEDDALVEQVGDWAIATALWQAHQWRLAGLQVSVSVNVAPRHMMRWDFVDRLARHLSQFPKLGAGMLELEILETTAISQFANVALFVEACKALGVGVTIDDFGTGYSSLTYLRQLPVSAVKIDQSFVRGMLDNAQDRAIVQGILALLHALGLTAVAEGVETVKQGEALLAMGCTLAQGYGIAMPMAAKDIVKWVAAYESAPLWGRDTSTPDEPALAAPATTPPPQDPPAA
- a CDS encoding HAD family hydrolase; translated protein: MTQPPATVFLIDVDNTLLDNDRVIADLRAHLEENFGAESSARYWDALEALRAELGYVDYLGALQRYRAEESRRGMSDSRLLLMSGFLIDYPFADRLYPGALDALKHLRRHGPTVILSDGDVVFQPRKVQRSGLWDATEGRVLIYVHKEEMLDAVAQSHPARHYVMIDDKLRILSAMKAVWGPRLTTVFVRQGHYALDAQAIAAYAPADITIERIGDLINFDFPST
- the pgm gene encoding phosphoglucomutase (alpha-D-glucose-1,6-bisphosphate-dependent), whose amino-acid sequence is MSQATNPLAGQPAPLDLLVNVPRLISAYYTGRPDPSVPAQRVAFGTSGHRGSSFDNAFNEWHVLAISQAICDYRRQKGIDGPLFLGIDTHALSTPAFNSAVEVLAANGVELMISKDDEYTPTPAVSHAILVYNRGRTEGLADGIVITPSHNPPESGGFKYNPPNGGPAGTDITSAVEAAANKMLANNLEGVKRLPLAQALRADTTHRHDYLNTYVEDLAQVLDMDAIRGVAIDLGVDPLGGAGVHYWPAIAERYKLNRLNVLSQEVDPTFRFMSLDWDGRIRMDPSSPDAMHKLIALKDRFGIAFACDTDHDRHGVVSGSTGLMQPNSYLAVMIDYLYTHRPQWPAQAAVGKTVVSSQMIDRVTARLGRKLYEVPVGFKWFVDGLVDASLAFGGEESAGATFLRKDGSVWTTDKDGMVPALLSAEIAARTGRDPGERYAELTQALGQPVSDRVDAAATVEQKKRLSNLSPAQIKSTELAGDKIVDVLSHAPGNGAAIGGVKVVTANGWFAARPSGTENIYKIYGESFKGPDHLARILEEAQQVVDGALSGG
- a CDS encoding PPC domain-containing DNA-binding protein, producing the protein MRTLVLRLNPGDDLRASLDAALKKGGDDAAFVVSGIGSLRGASIRFAGAENAARIEGDLEILTLAGSLSPDGSHLHISVSDADGRVFGGHAAPGCTVRTTAEVLVAWLPEWHFSRTHDATTGYAELAPRLKT
- a CDS encoding homoserine dehydrogenase, which codes for MYRDPVESLEPLHSRRPAAIRTLRVGMIGIGTVGSGTFRVLARNRADIAARAGRSIELVIVAARNLARAVGIVGEGVALTADAMHVATHPDVDVVVEVAGGTGPARDWVLAAIAHGKHVVTANKALLAVHGTEIFAAAREQGVVVAYEGAVAVSIPIIKALREGLAGNRIEWVAGIINGTTNFILSKMRDEGLDFAAALAQAQALGYAEADPTFDIEGIDAAHKLTLLAANAFGMPLRFADAQVEGITGLQGIDVACAEQLGFCIKLLGVARRQASGVELRVQPVLVPADHLMAHVKGSMNAVMVKSDAAGLTMYYGAGAGSEQTGSAVIADLVDVARLDGVDAAQHVPHLGVHAHATNALTVLPRAAVDTLHYLRVPVHAVSQIQAVTACLAEQKVPVRQVALAAESAGAGPQVLVLTGQVTQGTLDLAVHALQEHAAVAGAVTTLRVEELAE